One Halovivax ruber XH-70 genomic region harbors:
- a CDS encoding M48 family metalloprotease — translation MNPDRNPLALAFAVTVGWIALLTVVFLGGVWAITFGVFSVLGVSSASTSASLLTAVALCWLGVREFRQVTAVERLADARTVTPDECPTLYRLTTRVAAQLDVPPPTIALADSPAPQALVVGLRPGNVHLVLSTGVIDALGGDDSPVSGELEAVIAHELAHVANRDAMVMTVASVPVLLASRPKSWALSVASETDSFASVFLTAPIGLLSGAVWLLGRATTARLSRARERVADRTAVEVTGSASALAGALATLDDEIDAAPDRDLRTVSALSSLSILPLEPSDPVLLGPDGERKPPYWRVERALNRLFRTHPPTADRVDSLATLVDRS, via the coding sequence GTGAACCCCGATCGAAATCCCCTCGCACTCGCGTTCGCCGTGACAGTGGGCTGGATCGCCCTCCTGACGGTCGTATTCCTCGGGGGCGTCTGGGCGATCACTTTCGGCGTGTTTTCGGTTCTCGGTGTCTCCAGCGCGTCCACCTCTGCCTCCCTCCTGACGGCGGTCGCGCTTTGCTGGCTCGGCGTTCGGGAGTTCAGGCAGGTAACGGCCGTCGAGCGCCTCGCCGATGCCCGGACCGTCACACCGGACGAGTGTCCCACGTTGTATCGGCTGACGACGCGGGTCGCCGCCCAGCTCGACGTCCCACCGCCGACGATCGCCCTCGCGGACAGCCCCGCGCCGCAGGCCCTCGTCGTCGGCTTGCGACCCGGGAACGTCCACCTCGTCCTCTCGACGGGCGTCATCGACGCGCTCGGCGGGGACGACAGCCCAGTATCGGGCGAACTGGAGGCCGTGATCGCCCACGAACTCGCCCACGTCGCGAACCGCGACGCGATGGTGATGACGGTTGCATCCGTGCCGGTGCTCCTGGCGTCGCGACCCAAATCGTGGGCGCTGTCCGTGGCATCGGAGACCGACTCGTTCGCTTCGGTCTTCCTCACCGCGCCGATCGGCCTGCTCTCGGGCGCCGTCTGGCTGCTCGGACGGGCGACGACGGCCCGCCTCTCGCGCGCCAGAGAGCGCGTGGCCGATCGGACGGCCGTCGAGGTAACGGGGTCGGCGTCGGCGCTCGCCGGTGCGCTCGCGACGCTCGACGACGAGATCGACGCCGCGCCCGACCGCGACCTCCGGACGGTGTCGGCGCTCTCGTCGCTCTCGATCCTGCCGCTCGAACCGTCAGACCCGGTGTTGCTCGGTCCGGATGGCGAACGAAAACCGCCGTACTGGCGCGTCGAACGCGCGTTGAACCGGCTGTTTCGAACCCATCCGCCGACGGCGGACCGAGTCGACTCGCTCGCGACTCTCGTCGATCGGTCCTGA
- a CDS encoding PH domain-containing protein: protein MSVPRETADWVHLRDDERVTWTNRPHPIALGMRFVLGLVVTLAGLLVAAWAWNAGYQLVGWLAIAVAVVGIGGATAAYAFWTNTRYVITTDQLYAKRGVVSRDVTQLSLERVQNTTLRQSVAGRVLGYGDIGVYTAGSDEPEVTFVRAPEPDAARAALATQVGRSGNGDRA, encoded by the coding sequence GTGAGCGTCCCGCGAGAGACGGCCGACTGGGTACACCTGCGCGACGACGAGCGCGTCACGTGGACGAACCGACCGCACCCGATCGCGCTCGGGATGCGGTTCGTCCTCGGACTCGTCGTCACGCTCGCCGGACTCCTCGTCGCGGCCTGGGCGTGGAACGCCGGCTACCAGCTGGTCGGCTGGCTCGCCATCGCGGTCGCCGTCGTCGGGATCGGCGGTGCGACGGCCGCCTACGCGTTCTGGACGAACACGCGCTACGTGATCACGACCGACCAGCTCTACGCCAAACGTGGCGTCGTCTCGCGCGACGTCACGCAACTCTCGCTCGAACGGGTACAGAACACCACCTTGCGGCAGTCGGTCGCCGGCCGGGTCCTGGGCTACGGCGACATCGGCGTCTACACCGCCGGATCGGACGAACCCGAGGTCACCTTCGTCCGGGCACCCGAGCCGGACGCCGCCAGGGCCGCCCTCGCCACCCAGGTCGGGCGGTCGGGAAACGGAGATCGCGCCTAA